One genomic region from Leifsonia poae encodes:
- a CDS encoding alpha/beta fold hydrolase — MRAPWSADPPGGSDGRDDQRRRQFDQFRERRARPGARRGRRRVQHATLAGWPRSTAHRPSHGRHLRPTRPRRQHRRLRIHPGEGGFPLPDTSDHPGAIAREVADVRAVVDAVGGRAMLYGHSSGAALALAAAAGTTAITRVVGYEPPYSTEGPRGAESGGMTQTVLRALAAADRDAAARAFLAGTGADVDAMAGQPWWPGLVALANTLPYDLALTDDGPPSATLARIEAPVLLLVGGDSAPWARDAAAEAARSIPQVSTRVLPGQTHNVADNALSPVLLEFLLGA; from the coding sequence GTGCGGGCACCATGGAGCGCAGACCCTCCGGGAGGCAGTGATGGCCGAGACGATCAGCGCCGACGGCAGTTCGATCAATTTCGAGAGCGCCGGGCGAGGCCCGGTGCTCGTCGTGGTCGGCGGCGCGTTCAACACGCGACACTCGCCGGGTGGCCTCGTTCCACTGCTCACCGACCGTCTCACGGTCGTCACCTTCGACCGACGCGGCCGAGGCGACAGCACCGACGCCTCCGCATCCACCCCGGGGAGGGCGGGTTCCCTCTTCCCGACACCTCCGACCATCCCGGCGCGATCGCCCGTGAAGTGGCGGATGTGCGTGCGGTGGTCGACGCCGTCGGCGGGCGGGCGATGCTCTACGGCCACTCCTCCGGCGCCGCCCTCGCCCTGGCGGCGGCGGCCGGCACGACCGCGATCACCCGTGTCGTCGGATACGAGCCCCCCTATTCCACCGAGGGTCCACGCGGAGCGGAGTCAGGCGGCATGACGCAGACCGTGCTGAGGGCCCTCGCCGCCGCAGACCGCGATGCGGCCGCACGCGCCTTTCTCGCCGGAACGGGCGCCGACGTGGATGCCATGGCCGGCCAGCCCTGGTGGCCGGGCCTGGTCGCGCTGGCGAACACCCTTCCCTACGATCTCGCGCTCACCGACGACGGCCCGCCCTCCGCGACGCTGGCGCGCATCGAAGCCCCTGTGCTGCTGCTCGTCGGCGGCGACAGCGCGCCGTGGGCCCGGGATGCGGCCGCCGAGGCCGCCCGCAGCATCCCGCAGGTCAGCACCCGGGTCCTTCCCGGCCAGACCCACAATGTCGCCGACAACGCACTCTCCCCCGTGCTGCTCGAGTTCCTGCTGGGCGCATGA
- a CDS encoding fumarylacetoacetate hydrolase family protein: protein MRFMRLGDAGAEIPALADDDGTWDLRSLTADIDGAFLASGGLERAAAARAAGELPALDPTGRRVGAPIARPTAVICIGMNYAAHARESGSEPPSDIVVFYKHPNTVVGPFDDILLPPGSQKTDWEVELAAVIGRRARYLSSPAEALEAIAGFAVANDVSEREFQIERSGGQWSKGKSFETFNPLGPWLVPAAVVGDGSGLRIHSRVNGEPRQDSTTSDLIFGVAEIVYRLSQFTVLEPGDLINTGTPEGVGLSGRFPYLGTGDVVELGIDGLGAQRSTVRAATK, encoded by the coding sequence ATGCGATTCATGCGTCTCGGCGACGCCGGCGCCGAGATCCCGGCCCTGGCCGACGATGACGGAACCTGGGATCTGCGGTCGCTGACCGCCGACATCGACGGCGCGTTCCTCGCCTCCGGCGGCCTCGAGCGGGCCGCGGCCGCCCGCGCTGCCGGCGAGCTGCCCGCCCTCGACCCGACCGGACGGCGCGTCGGGGCCCCGATCGCTCGCCCAACGGCCGTGATCTGCATCGGGATGAACTACGCGGCGCACGCGCGCGAATCCGGCTCAGAACCGCCGAGCGACATCGTGGTCTTCTACAAGCATCCGAACACGGTGGTCGGTCCATTCGACGACATACTGCTGCCGCCCGGATCGCAGAAGACCGATTGGGAGGTCGAGCTCGCGGCGGTGATCGGCCGCCGAGCCCGCTATCTCTCGTCGCCGGCGGAAGCGCTCGAGGCCATCGCCGGGTTCGCCGTCGCCAACGACGTGTCGGAGCGCGAGTTCCAGATCGAGCGGTCGGGCGGGCAATGGAGCAAAGGCAAGAGCTTCGAGACATTCAATCCGCTCGGGCCCTGGCTCGTGCCCGCCGCCGTGGTGGGCGACGGGTCGGGGCTTCGCATCCACTCCCGCGTCAACGGCGAACCGCGGCAAGACTCGACGACGAGCGACCTGATCTTCGGTGTCGCCGAAATCGTCTACCGCCTCAGCCAATTCACCGTGCTGGAGCCGGGCGACCTGATCAACACGGGAACGCCGGAAGGGGTCGGCCTCTCCGGTCGGTTCCCCTATCTCGGCACCGGAGACGTCGTCGAACTCGGCATCGACGGACTCGGTGCGCAGCGCTCGACAGTGCGCGCCGCCACGAAATGA
- a CDS encoding GntR family transcriptional regulator: MIFDDAHPITARPLRSTALSVDRRLLRNDVYEVLLERILVGALAPGARLKDAELTSWLRVSRTPVREALSRLAMVGLVTTAPNRFTLVAPLDLTEVGDAVTILRQLAPDAVDAVLRDATADDDLDFDLLGARLERDPRPDPVEMFRRVLSLVLATLRNRILAETLESVQLRVLRYLNLCPGAASAVHIDGLTAFTRALSAHDARAPGLMLAMLDEIAARVTDDAAAKPDSVVIAG, encoded by the coding sequence ATGATATTCGACGACGCACATCCGATCACCGCCCGCCCGCTCCGGTCGACCGCACTCTCCGTCGACAGGCGGCTGCTGCGAAACGACGTCTACGAGGTGCTGCTGGAGCGCATCCTCGTCGGTGCGCTCGCGCCCGGCGCCCGTCTCAAAGACGCGGAGCTCACCTCGTGGCTGAGAGTCTCGCGCACTCCGGTGCGCGAAGCGCTGAGCCGATTGGCGATGGTCGGCCTCGTGACGACGGCCCCCAATCGGTTCACTCTGGTGGCCCCGCTCGATCTCACCGAGGTCGGCGACGCGGTCACCATTCTGCGCCAGCTCGCCCCGGATGCCGTCGACGCAGTCCTGCGCGACGCGACGGCCGATGACGACCTCGACTTCGATCTTCTCGGAGCGCGGCTCGAGCGCGACCCGCGACCCGACCCGGTCGAGATGTTCCGCCGGGTCCTGTCGCTCGTGCTCGCCACCCTGCGCAACCGGATACTCGCCGAAACCCTCGAATCGGTGCAGCTGCGGGTGCTGCGCTACCTCAACCTGTGTCCCGGGGCGGCATCCGCGGTCCACATCGACGGGCTGACAGCGTTCACCCGCGCCCTGAGCGCGCACGATGCCCGCGCGCCGGGCCTGATGCTCGCCATGCTCGACGAGATCGCCGCCCGGGTGACCGACGACGCAGCTGCCAAACCCGACTCTGTCGTGATCGCCGGCTGA
- a CDS encoding DUF6328 family protein: MSEPFADADPADGRTETATQRADRNWSEILQELRVTQTGTQIISGFLLAIVFQQRFTQLDSFQVAFYLVLVLMAASCTALGLAPVALHRELFRHHDKTQTVSIANRLLRATLVLVAMLTAGVVFFVFDVTVNRAAAFIAGVAVVLVLVVLLVVFPRSVLARLRRREL, from the coding sequence ATGAGCGAACCGTTCGCCGACGCCGATCCCGCCGACGGCCGCACCGAGACCGCGACGCAGCGCGCGGACCGCAACTGGTCGGAGATCCTCCAGGAGCTGCGCGTCACCCAGACCGGGACGCAGATCATCAGCGGCTTTCTGCTGGCCATCGTTTTTCAGCAGCGGTTCACGCAACTCGACTCGTTCCAGGTGGCCTTCTATCTGGTGCTCGTGCTGATGGCCGCCTCCTGCACGGCTCTCGGTCTCGCGCCGGTGGCGCTGCATCGAGAGCTCTTCCGCCACCACGACAAGACGCAGACCGTCTCCATTGCGAATCGCCTACTGCGTGCGACGCTCGTCCTGGTGGCCATGCTGACCGCCGGGGTCGTCTTCTTCGTCTTCGACGTGACCGTCAATCGGGCCGCCGCGTTCATCGCCGGGGTGGCCGTCGTGCTGGTTCTGGTCGTGCTCCTCGTCGTGTTTCCGCGCTCGGTGCTCGCCAGGCTGCGCCGACGGGAACTCTGA
- a CDS encoding L-rhamnose mutarotase, whose product MRIALHSVLRDGHEAGYDEAHSTVPLELVDTFDRVGIHEWTIWRSGRDLFHLVECDDFVAAMDALSGDPADQRWQAFIGRFVDHFATTGSGSSGLMLGQVWSLGRQRGATLAPPTT is encoded by the coding sequence ATGCGCATCGCCCTGCACTCCGTGCTTCGAGACGGTCACGAGGCCGGCTACGACGAGGCCCATTCCACGGTTCCGCTCGAGCTCGTCGACACCTTCGACCGGGTCGGCATCCACGAGTGGACGATCTGGCGCAGCGGGCGCGACCTGTTCCACCTCGTCGAATGCGACGACTTCGTGGCGGCGATGGATGCGCTCAGCGGCGACCCCGCCGACCAGCGCTGGCAGGCCTTCATCGGCCGGTTCGTGGATCACTTCGCGACGACCGGATCCGGCTCGTCGGGTCTGATGCTCGGCCAGGTCTGGAGCCTCGGCCGGCAGCGGGGCGCGACTCTTGCGCCGCCGACCACGTAG
- a CDS encoding SDR family NAD(P)-dependent oxidoreductase, with protein sequence MTQNFAGLVAAVTGGASGLGKAIADELNARGARVYCLDLDAGVVSAPHTGIRCDIGDDESVRAAIAAVVADAGQLDILIANAGIGAQGDVEANDDAEWMRVLNVNVIGSARTIRHAMPHLRRSQAAAVVLTSSIAAWTGLPQRVLYSASKGAISAMTLAIATDCLPLGIRVNAVAPGTADTPWVGRLLDSATDPEAERAALEARQPSGRLVQPQEVAEAVAYLASPTSGSTNGVVLAVDGGMHTLRARPQQ encoded by the coding sequence ATGACGCAGAATTTCGCAGGACTCGTCGCCGCCGTCACCGGCGGCGCATCCGGACTGGGCAAGGCGATCGCCGACGAGCTGAACGCCCGCGGTGCGCGCGTGTACTGCCTCGACCTCGACGCGGGGGTGGTCTCGGCGCCGCACACCGGTATCCGGTGCGACATCGGCGACGACGAGAGCGTCCGCGCCGCGATCGCAGCCGTGGTGGCGGACGCCGGACAACTGGACATTCTCATCGCCAATGCGGGCATCGGCGCGCAGGGCGATGTGGAAGCGAACGACGATGCCGAGTGGATGCGCGTGCTCAACGTCAACGTGATCGGTTCCGCCCGCACGATCCGGCACGCGATGCCGCACCTGCGCCGGTCGCAGGCGGCGGCCGTCGTGCTGACGAGTTCGATCGCCGCCTGGACGGGGTTGCCGCAACGCGTGCTCTATTCGGCGTCGAAGGGCGCCATCTCGGCCATGACCCTGGCCATCGCCACCGATTGCCTGCCGCTCGGGATCCGCGTGAACGCCGTCGCCCCCGGCACGGCCGATACGCCCTGGGTGGGGCGTCTGCTCGACAGTGCCACCGATCCCGAGGCCGAGCGCGCCGCGCTCGAGGCCCGCCAGCCGAGCGGCCGGCTCGTGCAGCCACAGGAAGTCGCCGAAGCCGTCGCGTACCTCGCCTCCCCCACTTCGGGCAGCACGAACGGGGTGGTCCTCGCCGTCGACGGGGGCATGCACACGCTGCGGGCTCGCCCGCAGCAGTGA
- a CDS encoding GntR family transcriptional regulator: MPMPSTDHVPRISLSDEAYARIETAILDGALAPTERLRDQDLVDWLGISRTPIRHALDRLAEHGLVEMQRNRYTRVAPFDIAGVRGALEVAGDLWSGAVRRGLPLWHGDDVDSLIESFGLMEATEDDLPTFVRIFEHLVTACVRLEGNPARLRALANVIPHVHRLARMVTVAGTMDSDRLRRFVDDVNAAIRERDAPAAADHIDHYIARLAAAMSTS, from the coding sequence ATGCCCATGCCCTCCACCGATCACGTCCCACGCATCTCCCTCTCAGACGAGGCGTATGCGCGTATCGAGACCGCGATCCTCGACGGCGCCCTCGCACCCACCGAACGGCTCCGTGACCAAGACCTGGTCGACTGGCTCGGCATCTCCCGCACCCCGATCCGGCACGCCCTCGATCGGCTCGCCGAGCACGGACTCGTCGAGATGCAGCGCAACCGCTACACCCGGGTCGCACCATTCGACATCGCCGGCGTGCGCGGCGCGCTCGAAGTCGCAGGAGACCTCTGGTCGGGCGCCGTACGTCGCGGGCTACCCCTCTGGCATGGGGATGATGTCGACTCACTGATCGAGTCCTTCGGCCTCATGGAGGCCACCGAAGACGACCTCCCCACGTTCGTGAGGATCTTCGAGCACCTGGTCACCGCGTGCGTTCGTCTCGAAGGCAACCCCGCCCGGCTGCGGGCCCTCGCGAATGTGATCCCCCACGTGCATCGGCTGGCCCGCATGGTGACGGTCGCGGGAACGATGGACTCCGACCGCCTCCGGAGGTTCGTCGACGACGTCAACGCCGCCATCCGCGAGCGCGACGCCCCGGCTGCGGCAGACCACATCGACCACTACATCGCACGGCTCGCGGCGGCGATGTCCACCTCCTGA
- a CDS encoding SRPBCC family protein: MAEFQASITIDATPEHVFDYLVTSEGMTTWMGEHAVLDPRPGGVFHVDIAGSPIRGRFVEIVRPLYVVVSWGVAGSAELPVGSSQVRFDLTATPQGTRVDLIHSGLPEVRLAGHEHGWRHFLPRLQLVAEGAIAPVDTWRPLP, from the coding sequence ATGGCTGAGTTCCAGGCGTCGATCACGATCGACGCCACCCCGGAGCATGTGTTCGACTACCTCGTGACTTCTGAGGGGATGACGACCTGGATGGGCGAGCACGCCGTTCTCGATCCGCGCCCCGGCGGAGTGTTCCACGTCGATATCGCCGGGTCGCCGATCCGGGGTCGCTTCGTGGAGATCGTCCGGCCACTCTACGTCGTGGTCTCCTGGGGCGTGGCCGGGAGCGCAGAACTCCCTGTGGGGTCGTCTCAGGTGCGATTCGACCTCACGGCCACGCCGCAGGGAACCCGCGTGGATCTGATCCACAGCGGCCTACCCGAGGTTCGGCTCGCTGGGCATGAGCACGGCTGGCGTCACTTCCTGCCGCGTCTTCAGCTCGTGGCCGAGGGCGCGATCGCGCCCGTCGACACCTGGCGACCGCTTCCCTGA